Proteins from a genomic interval of Candidatus Eremiobacterota bacterium:
- the gspG gene encoding type II secretion system major pseudopilin GspG: MKRSLSRGFTFLEIMVVVAIIAILAGLVTTRVIDSMERARKTKAVVQMRQVMNALALYKLDNGAYPTTEQGLSALVEEPTSEPRPGKWRPYMDKVPLDPWKNQFIYLCPGADHGRKSDADREKREGRFGYYDLTCYGQDGIEGEDDIVSWNMPEE; encoded by the coding sequence ATGAAAAGATCGTTGTCCCGGGGATTTACCTTTCTTGAGATTATGGTTGTCGTTGCCATCATCGCCATACTGGCGGGCCTGGTCACCACGAGAGTGATTGATTCCATGGAAAGGGCCCGGAAGACCAAGGCCGTTGTCCAGATGAGGCAGGTGATGAACGCCCTTGCTTTATACAAGCTGGACAATGGTGCCTATCCAACGACAGAGCAGGGATTGTCGGCCCTTGTGGAAGAGCCGACAAGCGAGCCGAGGCCTGGAAAGTGGAGGCCGTATATGGACAAAGTTCCTCTCGATCCCTGGAAGAATCAGTTCATTTATCTCTGTCCGGGCGCTGATCATGGGCGCAAGAGCGATGCTGACCGTGAAAAGCGCGAGGGCAGATTCGGCTATTATGACCTTACCTGCTATGGCCAGGACGGCATAGAGGGAGAAGATGACATCGTGAGCTGGAATATGCCTGAAGAATAG
- a CDS encoding CopG family antitoxin, with amino-acid sequence MAKIPKFKSEEEEVKFWDEHTLDEFAEDLEPAEDVEFVKPRKKLISLRMDPHQITALKKLHPERA; translated from the coding sequence ATGGCAAAGATCCCAAAGTTCAAAAGCGAAGAAGAAGAGGTGAAGTTCTGGGATGAGCATACTCTCGATGAATTTGCCGAGGACCTGGAGCCCGCCGAAGACGTGGAATTTGTAAAACCCAGGAAAAAGCTTATCTCCCTCAGAATGGACCCTCACCAGATAACGGCTCTGAAAAAATTGCATCCAGAAAGGGCATAG
- a CDS encoding endonuclease/exonuclease/phosphatase family protein, with protein sequence MTPGSSAKRLFSKWKWEAGFLCALAFWGYLGFLIVLPLLFMIFAESHWILVLLRFAPPLSYLAGLALVSIAARIFKVRYFWQGAAAGLIIVLTYYMGFQLHLSRVPAGGTLSVMSFNIHAGTGGEEAIGSFLAGSRCDIIGLQEARKPLLVNLPDPVPKIAAMLPGYSLARGGSRGELATLSRYPIVSFEEHPLDDLCMCTEAVIDIRGRKLRFLNVHVITGDPKGILKGADIRQRLVLTARTRSVQAEALHTLISTGILPVVIAGDFNSPPDSGLHRIMRSNLKDSFSEAGNGFGYTYRANLPLWRIDYVWASGLNTTRCRTLNPGLSDHKAVEVLFDF encoded by the coding sequence TTGACTCCCGGGAGCTCTGCAAAAAGACTCTTTTCAAAATGGAAATGGGAGGCGGGATTCCTGTGTGCCCTGGCATTCTGGGGCTACCTGGGATTTTTGATTGTCCTCCCGCTGCTCTTTATGATCTTCGCTGAATCTCACTGGATTCTCGTGCTCCTTCGATTTGCACCACCCCTTTCTTATCTTGCGGGGCTTGCACTGGTGTCGATTGCGGCCAGGATCTTCAAAGTGAGATACTTCTGGCAGGGAGCTGCTGCCGGGCTCATTATCGTGTTGACCTATTATATGGGCTTCCAGCTTCATCTTTCACGGGTGCCCGCGGGTGGCACGCTGTCGGTCATGAGCTTCAACATTCATGCGGGAACGGGTGGAGAGGAGGCAATCGGGTCTTTTCTGGCAGGCTCCCGCTGCGATATCATCGGCCTCCAGGAAGCCAGGAAGCCGCTCCTTGTGAACCTGCCCGACCCCGTTCCAAAAATCGCGGCAATGCTGCCCGGTTATTCTCTCGCCCGCGGAGGGAGCCGCGGAGAGCTCGCCACCTTGAGCCGATATCCCATCGTATCATTCGAAGAGCATCCTCTCGATGACTTGTGCATGTGCACGGAAGCGGTCATAGATATACGAGGCAGAAAGCTCCGGTTTCTGAATGTGCATGTCATAACCGGCGATCCGAAGGGAATATTGAAAGGAGCGGACATTCGGCAGCGCCTGGTACTGACTGCCAGGACGCGCTCTGTCCAGGCCGAGGCTTTGCATACGCTGATCTCTACAGGCATTCTGCCGGTGGTTATAGCAGGCGACTTTAATTCCCCGCCAGATTCCGGGCTTCACAGGATAATGAGAAGTAATCTCAAAGACAGCTTTTCTGAAGCCGGGAACGGCTTCGGCTATACTTACAGGGCAAACTTGCCGCTCTGGCGTATAGACTATGTCTGGGCCAGCGGCCTGAACACCACAAGATGCCGGACGCTGAACCCGGGGCTCTCGGACCACAAAGCAGTGGAGGTCCTCTTTGACTTCTGA
- a CDS encoding DUF6364 family protein, with protein sequence MAKGKLNITLDSDLIQYVKMYASENRTTVSEVVGQFLLNLKRARENDPTEIIFSDPSFKETMLECLDKIRSGRMKWHSYKEVFK encoded by the coding sequence ATGGCCAAGGGAAAACTCAATATCACCCTGGATTCCGATCTCATACAGTATGTGAAAATGTATGCGAGCGAGAACAGGACTACCGTATCAGAAGTAGTGGGCCAGTTCCTGCTGAACCTCAAAAGAGCAAGGGAAAATGACCCGACCGAGATAATCTTTTCTGATCCCTCTTTCAAGGAAACTATGCTGGAATGCCTTGACAAGATCAGAAGCGGCAGGATGAAATGGCACAGTTATAAAGAGGTTTTTAAATGA
- a CDS encoding ATP-binding protein, producing the protein MKNIALTDIADPGTIVENPCSFLDREFPRWPQIRDMTMKKFREKKGYHPKQLHQVMLYVLAAARKGETQIPLAYLKRFIENNYAGGSERDLPCLMKAFNDSAASLFKLEQADFPAIRRHGAYWILSDALCRILSSETAASGQNAQGPPGEPMQPPPWNNPYGNRKMIKDPSQFYGRKELLNRAFSRLGGARPQCLSIIGERRIGKSSLLWNLQHPEVYSRYLPEPGLTIFVFMDLQENTAQTVDEFFEIFFLSLQRVRSESTAHESGGYPAFKDLAEHLENSRERLIILLDEFERVSMNPNFDPEFFFFLRAMANRYEIAFITSSARDLQQLCSSKEIEASPFFNIFTPLQLSVFRSNEASEFIESSSRSAPVSLAPWTRQILDLGGFHPMFLQIACSAAVEASERRKSSQINWHKARTIFLEEAGPHFLHFWEHLGEEEQSVVKLVAHRADLAPEHRQILRDLRKRGIAYEYEGSIVFYSPLFTEFVVSSGE; encoded by the coding sequence ATGAAAAACATCGCTCTCACTGATATCGCCGATCCTGGTACTATCGTCGAGAACCCCTGCAGCTTTCTTGATCGGGAATTTCCCCGATGGCCGCAGATCCGCGATATGACCATGAAGAAATTCAGGGAGAAGAAAGGCTATCATCCAAAACAGCTTCATCAGGTCATGCTCTATGTTCTGGCGGCTGCCCGGAAGGGTGAGACTCAAATTCCTCTGGCGTACCTGAAGAGATTCATTGAAAACAACTATGCCGGCGGGTCAGAGCGCGACCTGCCATGCCTGATGAAGGCCTTTAATGATTCTGCAGCCTCACTATTCAAGCTTGAGCAGGCTGATTTTCCTGCAATCAGAAGACATGGTGCGTACTGGATACTGAGTGATGCCTTATGCAGAATACTTTCAAGCGAAACGGCGGCATCCGGTCAGAATGCGCAGGGGCCTCCTGGAGAGCCGATGCAGCCACCGCCCTGGAACAATCCTTATGGCAACAGGAAGATGATAAAGGATCCATCTCAGTTTTACGGGAGAAAGGAGCTTTTGAACCGGGCCTTTTCAAGGCTCGGGGGCGCGCGCCCCCAATGCCTCTCGATAATTGGTGAGCGACGCATCGGGAAATCATCGCTCCTGTGGAACCTGCAGCATCCGGAAGTCTATTCGCGGTATCTCCCGGAGCCCGGGCTCACCATCTTCGTTTTCATGGACCTCCAGGAGAACACGGCACAAACTGTCGATGAATTTTTTGAGATTTTCTTCTTATCCCTCCAGAGAGTCCGATCTGAGAGCACCGCCCATGAATCAGGGGGATATCCGGCTTTCAAGGATCTGGCGGAGCACCTTGAGAATTCCCGCGAGCGCCTTATCATACTCCTCGACGAGTTCGAAAGGGTCTCCATGAACCCGAATTTTGACCCGGAGTTCTTCTTTTTCCTTCGTGCCATGGCAAACCGCTATGAGATAGCATTCATAACCTCATCAGCCAGGGATCTCCAGCAATTGTGCTCATCAAAGGAAATAGAGGCTTCACCTTTTTTCAATATCTTTACCCCGCTCCAGCTGTCTGTCTTCAGATCCAATGAAGCTTCAGAGTTCATCGAAAGCTCTTCCAGAAGCGCACCGGTCTCACTGGCGCCCTGGACCAGGCAGATTCTCGATCTTGGAGGCTTTCACCCCATGTTCCTGCAAATCGCCTGTTCCGCGGCGGTAGAGGCTTCAGAACGGAGAAAAAGCTCTCAAATCAACTGGCATAAGGCAAGAACCATATTCCTGGAAGAAGCCGGCCCTCACTTTCTTCATTTCTGGGAGCATCTGGGAGAAGAAGAGCAGTCTGTCGTAAAGCTGGTCGCTCATCGGGCCGATCTGGCCCCGGAGCACAGGCAGATTCTGCGGGACCTGCGAAAAAGGGGAATAGCTTATGAATATGAGGGATCAATAGTATTCTATTCGCCGTTGTTCACGGAGTTCGTGGTATCCTCCGGAGAGTGA
- a CDS encoding AAA family ATPase, which produces MNVCLRVMHIRTGEQQVFALPETPVLIGRQSGDDEPGKLVILFDPTLSRRHFVAHWNGKRLGVKREKGSKQALFFKGEPLDEFALSPGEHFSSGSTRFQCVIEASSPDKETETAGSEGTEAQFQIRNPYIAGNPVTGSSMFFGRQDIFKFISRQAALAECRTALVLHGGRRTGKTSLLWQIEHGRLGERFIPVYCDLQEMADMDTHSFLAEIEKRILSSFHQHGITIESEATSGNPYEQFSHCISEIEHHLEGDRRYLLLLIDEYEILGDKVRRGQLSPGIFSYFRALMQNRPNISFIFAGTRQLEHLSGTDWSLMFNQARYRKISFLEEQEARRLIESPVRGIIEYEPDAVDEILRLASGHPYFTQLICLSLIETANQENLKKLGTDHIRQVIHSLCLHPVPHLIYLWKELAREEQVVLAALSHILTESSSWSDPREIDDFLARSGISISSEKLGAALDACVNSELLEHSATGACRFRMDLLRHWIAADHPFWQVAGHK; this is translated from the coding sequence ATGAACGTCTGTCTGCGTGTGATGCATATCAGAACAGGAGAGCAGCAGGTCTTCGCTCTGCCGGAGACACCGGTTCTCATCGGCCGGCAGTCAGGAGATGATGAGCCCGGCAAGCTTGTGATCCTTTTTGACCCGACCCTGTCAAGGCGTCATTTCGTGGCGCACTGGAACGGGAAGCGGCTCGGCGTGAAGCGTGAGAAAGGAAGCAAACAGGCCCTTTTTTTCAAAGGGGAGCCCCTTGACGAATTTGCGCTCTCTCCCGGTGAGCATTTTTCGTCGGGCTCAACGCGATTCCAGTGTGTCATCGAAGCATCCTCTCCCGACAAGGAGACTGAAACAGCAGGATCTGAGGGCACAGAGGCACAGTTTCAGATACGAAACCCTTATATTGCAGGAAATCCTGTTACCGGGAGCTCCATGTTTTTCGGGCGGCAGGATATTTTTAAATTCATCAGCCGCCAGGCTGCCCTCGCTGAGTGCCGCACCGCACTTGTGCTCCATGGGGGGAGAAGGACGGGAAAAACCTCCCTGCTCTGGCAAATCGAGCATGGTCGCCTTGGAGAGAGATTCATACCCGTGTACTGCGATCTCCAGGAGATGGCTGATATGGATACCCATTCGTTTCTTGCAGAAATTGAGAAGCGCATTCTTTCTTCATTTCATCAGCACGGGATCACCATCGAGAGCGAAGCTACTTCCGGAAATCCCTATGAGCAGTTCAGTCATTGCATCAGTGAGATTGAGCATCACCTGGAGGGCGACAGGCGTTATCTGCTGCTTCTGATCGATGAATATGAGATCCTTGGTGATAAAGTAAGGCGGGGGCAGCTCTCCCCCGGGATCTTCAGTTATTTCAGGGCTTTGATGCAGAACAGGCCGAATATCTCTTTCATTTTTGCGGGAACCCGCCAGCTTGAGCACTTGAGCGGCACCGACTGGTCACTCATGTTCAACCAGGCCAGATACCGAAAAATCTCATTCCTCGAGGAGCAGGAAGCCAGAAGACTGATCGAGTCGCCTGTGAGGGGAATCATAGAGTATGAGCCCGATGCAGTGGATGAGATTCTGAGACTGGCTTCCGGGCATCCCTATTTCACGCAGCTTATCTGTCTCAGCCTTATTGAGACCGCGAACCAGGAGAACTTGAAGAAGCTTGGCACGGATCATATAAGGCAGGTGATACATTCCCTGTGCCTGCACCCGGTCCCCCACCTGATTTACCTTTGGAAAGAGCTTGCAAGGGAAGAGCAGGTGGTCCTTGCAGCTCTTTCTCATATCCTCACTGAATCCTCCTCCTGGTCTGATCCGCGGGAAATTGATGATTTTCTGGCACGGAGCGGTATTTCAATAAGCAGTGAAAAACTCGGGGCGGCTCTCGATGCCTGTGTGAACAGTGAGCTGCTCGAGCACTCAGCCACAGGGGCCTGCCGTTTCCGCATGGACCTGCTGAGGCACTGGATAGCCGCAGACCACCCTTTCTGGCAGGTGGCCGGGCACAAATGA
- a CDS encoding PIN domain-containing protein, with protein MRKKWLLDSYALLAYLKKEENYQKVSEILSSGLEVMMTDINVGEAYYIISRARSPGDAETFLNNILPLLPIRILPCTFPLVIDAARIRAGYTLSCADAFAVAAAKRENAVLVTGDKEFRHVEQLVKIEWI; from the coding sequence TTGAGAAAAAAATGGCTTCTGGATTCGTACGCCCTTCTCGCGTATCTCAAAAAGGAAGAAAATTATCAAAAAGTAAGTGAAATCCTCTCGAGCGGACTTGAGGTCATGATGACTGATATCAACGTGGGAGAAGCATATTACATCATCTCACGGGCCCGCTCCCCCGGGGACGCGGAAACCTTTCTGAACAACATTCTGCCCCTTCTTCCCATCCGGATACTGCCGTGCACCTTTCCTCTCGTGATCGATGCAGCCAGGATCAGGGCAGGCTATACCCTCTCATGTGCCGATGCCTTTGCGGTGGCGGCCGCAAAGAGGGAAAATGCAGTGCTCGTTACCGGCGATAAGGAATTCAGGCATGTCGAGCAACTGGTCAAAATTGAATGGATTTGA
- a CDS encoding ankyrin repeat domain-containing protein has product MRLSFLILTLFFIISITPAAWGTMIIDNRYACPLCGIKDYYGDVASFGSYIYSGLSRFQVVFYPYTEPDCLYACQKCHFTCLIDDFKRKIPKESAADMKMVLAGTDLPPPEGSRNDYFRKATYYMIPMTSRLFIAERVYRALKSSDETNCHFYLMAAYHYDRAGLTEQTTQSRKQALGYAERLIADPKYKDRLKEFYLISGAMRFFLHDNEKARRDFEKGRTASFKNKMLTPEQSKESEEYLNDLLDQYLDYQPGEIEMLLAVDSGGLRKAKELLDKYPELVKKCFHRGPPNERATFLHFAVKDGNFEMAKLLIARGADVNGKDERGSTPLFWARPKHPSVLFHGVMQLLISRGAEINAVNDAGYTPLHCAVLEGDTDIVKLLLYWGADGSIKDKRGNTPLMYAKKKGFGTIVELLQSRQLKQ; this is encoded by the coding sequence ATGAGGCTCTCATTCTTAATATTGACCCTGTTTTTTATTATCAGCATCACCCCGGCAGCCTGGGGGACCATGATTATTGATAATCGCTATGCCTGTCCCCTGTGCGGCATAAAGGATTACTATGGCGACGTGGCGAGCTTTGGATCCTATATATACAGCGGACTATCCAGGTTTCAGGTGGTATTCTACCCATATACCGAGCCTGATTGCCTTTATGCCTGCCAGAAGTGCCATTTTACCTGCCTCATTGATGATTTCAAAAGGAAGATCCCCAAAGAGTCCGCCGCAGACATGAAAATGGTGCTTGCAGGCACTGACCTGCCTCCACCTGAAGGAAGCAGAAATGATTATTTTCGTAAGGCCACTTATTACATGATTCCAATGACATCGAGGCTCTTTATTGCAGAAAGAGTCTACAGAGCTCTGAAGAGCAGTGATGAGACAAACTGTCACTTTTACCTCATGGCAGCTTATCATTATGACAGGGCTGGGCTGACAGAGCAGACCACTCAGTCAAGAAAACAGGCTCTCGGGTATGCAGAGAGGCTCATTGCTGACCCAAAATATAAAGACAGGCTGAAGGAATTTTATCTTATCTCTGGGGCCATGCGTTTTTTTCTGCACGATAATGAGAAAGCCCGGAGGGATTTTGAAAAGGGAAGGACAGCATCTTTCAAAAACAAAATGCTCACACCAGAGCAATCAAAGGAATCAGAAGAGTATCTCAATGATCTCCTCGATCAATATCTCGATTACCAGCCAGGGGAGATTGAAATGCTGCTGGCCGTTGATTCGGGAGGGCTGAGGAAAGCGAAGGAATTACTTGACAAGTACCCAGAACTGGTAAAGAAATGCTTTCACCGGGGTCCACCAAATGAAAGGGCCACTTTTCTTCATTTTGCAGTGAAAGATGGTAATTTTGAAATGGCGAAGCTTTTGATCGCAAGAGGTGCCGATGTGAACGGGAAAGATGAGAGAGGGAGCACGCCGTTGTTCTGGGCCCGCCCAAAGCATCCTTCCGTATTATTCCATGGGGTCATGCAGTTGCTTATCTCCAGAGGGGCGGAGATAAATGCGGTGAATGATGCGGGATATACACCGCTTCATTGTGCAGTGCTTGAAGGTGATACAGATATTGTAAAGCTCCTGCTTTATTGGGGGGCTGATGGTTCTATCAAGGACAAGAGAGGAAATACTCCACTGATGTATGCAAAGAAAAAAGGTTTTGGCACTATCGTTGAGCTTTTGCAAAGCCGTCAGCTGAAACAATAG
- a CDS encoding AbrB/MazE/SpoVT family DNA-binding domain-containing protein, with amino-acid sequence MEKSMPIVKTSSKGQLVIPGEIRKKLGIKPGQKVFLNVVDREKVEIYPIPENPVEAFCGIFEEGSSLTGMLREERRQEREIEKKMASGFVRPSRVSQKGRKLSKSK; translated from the coding sequence ATGGAGAAAAGTATGCCTATTGTAAAAACTTCCTCCAAGGGGCAATTGGTTATACCGGGAGAAATCAGGAAGAAACTTGGAATCAAGCCGGGGCAGAAGGTCTTTCTGAACGTCGTGGACAGGGAGAAAGTGGAGATTTACCCGATACCGGAAAACCCCGTGGAAGCCTTCTGCGGGATCTTTGAGGAAGGCTCTTCTTTGACCGGCATGCTGCGGGAGGAAAGGCGCCAGGAAAGGGAAATTGAGAAAAAAATGGCTTCTGGATTCGTACGCCCTTCTCGCGTATCTCAAAAAGGAAGAAAATTATCAAAAAGTAAGTGA
- a CDS encoding serine/threonine-protein kinase yields the protein MSASKNRRDDKIHMERDNDADSMDIIPDPDTVFSEQAQEAARKDSLASSGSSSPSIPGYELSHPIGAGSFGEVWSAVQKSTGQKVAVKILRRRSFSDISYMEREVSRLASVTEHPTIVTLIDADLTFDTPYLVTPLLPGSLAGYRNVPMEDRGQVVKWCEQIAKALQYVHGKGILHCDLKPGNILIDEAGNARIVDFGQARLMGEGEASLGTLWFMAPEQVRIADEAVSRQLPDVSWDIYALGATMYCLLTGFPPRVTEELRKELAAESDANQRLRKYREIISETPLKPIRRINPSVDADLAAIIEHCLEVDPSGRYDTINSLLQDLQNRRTKMPLRCVPKSMLYSARRFMMRNLAVLVLILVALISSFHTCVQIIEKNKMIRRYDLKVKTTRERLARMEFEHGLALAGDPESCLWMARAYVDSPSAFYRNAIFTQLERFPGLYRIFPGSGRITADSISPDGRKIVLITEDRAASIWDIKTGVRQQASLAHEDRLTSASFSPDGGRAATTSLDRTLRIWDTEKAAGLTISMLHESAVLFASFSPDGRKIASCTVDNTLRIWNAETGRAITPPLSHRNKITSFMFSPDGDEIMTTSESCAAQLWDAESGELSSQFTHGRGAVNAAAFSPDGKRILTGGSDATARIWNVNTGAEMTPPIRCGGAVSSASFSPDGMRIVTATNGGAVQLWNAENGKPFTPPMQHSMKVTCACFTPDGKEIMTACADNTVRLWHIETEKEPQPGAQNRQISDPASAIGEGYVWQLKNDDDAPPELIELAVQLWRGAFLDAGGALHPMDFNDYLKRKARFNKELSSHEKKCKYKHYE from the coding sequence ATGAGCGCATCGAAGAACCGGCGGGACGATAAAATCCACATGGAACGTGATAATGACGCCGATTCCATGGATATCATCCCTGATCCTGACACTGTCTTCTCGGAGCAGGCGCAGGAAGCTGCGCGAAAAGACTCGCTCGCGTCTTCCGGATCATCATCGCCTTCCATTCCCGGATATGAGCTCTCGCATCCGATAGGCGCAGGGAGCTTCGGCGAAGTATGGAGCGCCGTGCAGAAAAGCACAGGCCAGAAGGTGGCGGTGAAAATCCTGCGCCGCCGCAGCTTCAGCGATATTTCATATATGGAGCGCGAAGTCTCAAGGCTTGCCAGCGTGACCGAGCATCCCACCATAGTCACGCTCATCGATGCAGATCTCACTTTTGACACGCCTTACCTTGTGACCCCTCTCCTGCCCGGCTCTCTGGCGGGATACAGGAATGTCCCGATGGAGGACAGGGGTCAGGTAGTGAAATGGTGTGAGCAGATCGCAAAGGCGCTCCAGTATGTCCATGGAAAGGGAATACTGCACTGCGATCTGAAGCCCGGCAATATCCTTATCGACGAGGCGGGAAATGCAAGGATCGTGGATTTCGGCCAGGCGCGGCTCATGGGGGAGGGGGAAGCGAGCCTGGGAACCCTGTGGTTTATGGCCCCGGAGCAGGTCCGGATAGCGGATGAGGCGGTGAGCCGGCAATTGCCTGATGTCTCCTGGGATATCTACGCGCTCGGCGCCACAATGTACTGCCTTCTTACAGGATTCCCACCCAGGGTGACGGAAGAGCTGCGAAAAGAGCTGGCCGCTGAAAGCGATGCAAATCAGCGCCTCAGGAAATACCGCGAGATCATCAGCGAGACGCCGCTCAAGCCAATCAGGCGCATCAATCCTTCTGTTGACGCAGATCTCGCCGCCATTATCGAGCATTGCCTCGAAGTCGATCCCTCAGGGAGATACGATACAATCAACTCACTGCTCCAGGATCTGCAGAACCGAAGAACAAAGATGCCCCTGCGCTGTGTTCCCAAAAGCATGCTCTACTCAGCGCGGCGTTTTATGATGAGGAACCTTGCGGTGCTGGTATTGATTCTGGTCGCCCTCATAAGCTCATTCCATACCTGCGTTCAGATCATAGAGAAGAACAAAATGATCCGCCGTTACGATCTCAAAGTGAAAACAACCCGTGAACGACTCGCTCGCATGGAATTCGAACATGGGCTTGCCTTGGCAGGCGACCCTGAAAGCTGTCTCTGGATGGCGCGGGCTTATGTTGATTCACCATCCGCCTTTTACCGCAACGCAATATTTACCCAATTAGAGAGATTTCCGGGGCTCTACAGAATATTTCCGGGCTCGGGCAGGATTACCGCCGACTCCATAAGCCCCGATGGAAGAAAAATAGTTTTGATCACTGAAGACCGAGCCGCCAGCATATGGGACATCAAGACTGGTGTGAGGCAGCAGGCTTCACTGGCCCATGAGGACAGGCTGACATCGGCTTCATTCAGCCCTGATGGGGGGAGAGCGGCAACCACCTCTCTTGACAGGACCCTCAGGATATGGGACACAGAAAAGGCAGCGGGCCTCACCATATCAATGCTGCACGAAAGCGCGGTGCTTTTCGCCTCATTCAGCCCGGACGGGCGAAAAATAGCTTCCTGTACGGTCGATAACACTCTCAGGATATGGAATGCAGAAACAGGCAGGGCAATTACACCTCCCTTGAGCCACAGAAATAAGATCACCTCTTTCATGTTCAGTCCCGATGGAGATGAAATCATGACGACCTCCGAATCTTGCGCCGCACAGCTCTGGGATGCTGAGAGCGGCGAGCTCAGCAGCCAGTTCACCCATGGAAGAGGCGCTGTCAATGCCGCCGCTTTCAGTCCTGATGGAAAGAGAATCCTTACCGGGGGAAGCGATGCAACCGCCAGAATCTGGAACGTGAATACGGGAGCGGAAATGACTCCACCTATACGCTGCGGCGGCGCAGTCAGCTCAGCCTCATTCAGCCCCGACGGCATGCGCATTGTCACTGCAACGAACGGCGGAGCTGTGCAGCTCTGGAATGCGGAGAACGGTAAGCCCTTCACCCCTCCCATGCAGCACAGCATGAAAGTTACGTGCGCTTGTTTCACTCCTGATGGAAAGGAGATCATGACTGCCTGCGCAGACAACACCGTGCGTCTATGGCATATTGAGACAGAGAAGGAGCCTCAGCCGGGCGCTCAAAACAGACAGATATCTGATCCCGCTTCCGCTATCGGTGAGGGTTATGTATGGCAGCTGAAAAATGATGATGATGCGCCTCCTGAGCTTATTGAGCTTGCGGTGCAGCTGTGGAGAGGCGCCTTTCTGGACGCCGGGGGAGCTCTTCACCCCATGGATTTCAATGATTATCTGAAAAGAAAGGCACGCTTTAACAAGGAGCTCTCAAGCCATGAAAAAAAATGCAAGTATAAGCACTATGAATAG